TTTGCTTTTCATTGTTCAACTTCCATCTATATccaggtggacttgttaataaaattattaaaatataattttttacgtttcggcagaaaaatagcatttttacggttttggcggaaaatatttttgcggtttttgaggaaaaatatttttgcggtttttgaggaaaaatgtgtttttggcgAAAAGGTgtatttttgtggttttggcggaaaaaatacgtttttatgggtttggcagaaaaatacgtttttgcggtttggacggAAAAAGCGTGTtctgtggttttggcgggaaaagtgtttttgacgggaaaagttttttttcacgATGTTGGCAAGAAAAGTTTTtttcgcgattttggcgggaaaagcatTTTTGCGGTGTCgacgggaaaatacatttttccgattttggcgggaaaatgcgtttttccgattttggcgagaaaatgtgttttccagttttggcgggaaaatacgttttttccggttttggcgggaaaattctgttttccgattTTGcggaaaaattgtgttttccagttttgacgggaaaatgcgtttttccggttttggcgggaaaattgtgttttccagttttggcgggaaaatgcgttttttcgattttggcgggaaaatgcgtttttccgattttggcgagaaaatgtgttttccagttttggcgggaaaatacgtttttccggttttggcgggaaaattccgttttccggttttgcggaaaaattgtgttttccagttttgacgggaaaatgcgtttttccggttttggcggaaaaattttgttttctggttttggcgggaaaattgtgttttccagttttggcgggaaaatgtgttttccgattttggcgggaaaattatgttttccgaTTTTGCcgggaaaattatgttttccggttttggcgagaaaatgcaattttccggttttggcgggaaaattgcgtttttccagttttggcgggaaaatgcgtttttccggttttggcgggaaaatgcgtttttccagttttggcgagaaaattgtttttttgggttttggcgagaaaatgctttttgcggttttggccggaaaatattttttggagtttggcgggaaaatgtttttttttttgttttggcggaaaatgtgttttttcggttttggtagAAAAGTGTGGTTTTACTGGTTTGgccgaaaaatgtgtttttatggaaatgtgtgttttacgttttttgcggaaaaacgcatcgtgcggttttggcgggaaagtgtGTTTTTCAGTTTCTGCGAGACTAtgcattttttggttatagcataaaaatgtatatgcaaaaaaatagaatttagggtttgaaaataatattttgattttaaaaggtcaTTTTTGTCAGTTATCATTTTGGACCGAACTAGATGCATCTACATCACGATGCACCATCAAGATTCACcttcatttgggtgagaatttgagatgagtttttaaaaattcagttgggtgatccatctggatgtaaCATTATAATGTACAAAACGAACATCGATTTGCATATTCACCAAGATAGATCATCTGGGTGAGCAAATGAACAGGGCCCATGACTAGAACATGAAGTAGTATAGGAGGATAGGAACTGGACACCTAATCCCTGCTGCCTGAATCAAGAGCCTTGGATCAAGAGCCTGTTCAACTGTTACCCGATCAGCTTTATCAGTGTTTCTGCTTCTACCGATCTCAGTTTCTCTGAGACTTCCGCGTATCGCCGTAGTCACGGAGTTTGACATCCCGACTTCAACTCTACCTTCCCACCCCTCTAAGGGAGAAGCACATACATGACTAGAGAGCTTCTGGGCCTTGTTTGAAAAAGACTGTAGAGAACCTGAACTGGGCCGAGCTCCCTGTCCGCCGTGAGCATTAGAGCATCTTTAACGCATGAAACCCATTTGAGAgtgcttatttttttttttttatttttttgtctgattagaaaaaaaaattaaaaaacgaaccaatcgcggaccaccacgtgtcagtggggccgCGAACAGTGTAAACAAACCACTTAAATTGGTGCTTATTTGGGCGCTATAAGAGCACCTCCATGGAGGTTCTATCCATTGGAGTTCTAAAAATTCATATGTGTATGAGTATATGTTGCATATGTGTATGTATGTGTAGGATCCATTATTTTGTGAAGAACTCCACCTTAAGATTCTAAAAACTTTGTTTTAAGAACCTTAAGAGTGGAGTTCTCCACAAAAAATAATGGACTCCCCACCTACGTACACATATACAACGTATACTTATACAAATTTTTAGAACTCTGGTGCTCTAGGCAACTgcttttttggattttttgtaGGGCCTACGCTAAGCACTGCGTTGAGGGTGCTCTTAGGCTACGAGAGTGGAGAGAGAATCCACCGATGTCGTTTTGCCGTCGAGCCAGCCAAGAGCTTCGCCGATGTCGGAATCTGACGAAATAGATAGattttcttcatcatcatcgtcgtctATCTCCTCCACAATCTTTGGAGAAATTGTCGGTGGCGGCTCTGCGACTAGCTCCATCGTTTTTTTAAAGCGAAATACCGGCGAGATCAGACTGAAGATGGTGGTATCTCTAGTCCTAACCCGCTTTTCTACTTATTAGCCAGCAATAAACCGGCGTAGTAGGCATTTTGTTtcgttctttttgttttttgagtGTAACTGGGTTATGTTCGACCGGTTTGGTTTTGTTATGGTgtctgataatttttttatgaccCCAGATATCTGGTGGGTCAAGATTCAACCGATGAATTCTTCTAAATTTGTTCACCGGCGCCCGAAGATCCGATCGTTCATAAATAGAGTTAGAGACGTATGTCACCTTAAGATTTTCGTTTTAGGCTTTGGTTTTACAACAATAGCTGTAAAAATTTTGCTGTTCAAATCTTGGCcgttaatttaaattttattaaaatcaaattgGTAGTTAAAATCGTAGAagttttgaataatatttaaaatattctatttaaaagtaaaattataatactattaaaaaaattaaatgtatatGCTTGTAAAAATAGTATGGATCTcaaacaaacaagaaacaaaaatcaaTGATTAATTTGtcaatcttaaattttaataaaattgttacaaacttaaataaatgattaaaaaaaagaaaatgtttttagagaaaataaaaaaaaaataaaaaaagaagttgCAAAAATTACGTAttgttagattaaaaaaaaacaacacaaaagagaagagataaacttataatgattttatagattttagaatgatttcgtgacaaaaaaaaaagattttagaatgattaatttttttaaaaaaaaagtttgattgataaaaaGAAGCTTTAGAAACTTTATGGATAATTTGGGAGGAAGATTTCAATCCgctggtttttagattttttacaagcaataataaaaaaaatatctattttattttatttttattttttaccagcattttattttattttattttgaatctaaataatagtttattttattttacaagcAATAACCAGCCCctagtttaattaataataataatcatattttggtttattcagtttttattgtccaataaatattttgttcGGATTCGATGTGGTTTAGTTCATAAATAGTTTGGCTTTGTTGTTAGAAAAATCGATTTGGTTTTTGCTTGATAAATtctgttcggttcggttttcacTCATACACACGACATGCTGTGCTCAAAGCTTACACAAGAACTCCGTGCCGTTTATATATGTCGACTACTTATTTCAGTGAAAGAAGCGGGAAAATTAGATAAAAACCCTAAGAGAGAGAACGCGAAAGAGGGAAGGAgatgagtcatcatcaccaccaccaaGCCGTCGATAATCTTATCAATGTATTCGCGAGAGCCTCTCGTGATCTCGATGCTGTCCATTTCAAGCTCGACAAGGAGTTCCAGCAGACTTACCCAGAAAACGTAAGCAATCTCGAATACTTTGGATTCAACCTCAATCTATCTTATCATTCAGTTTATGAATTTAATATGTAGGCGAATCCGATGAAGCTGATTCAGAGAATCAAGAAGCTGCAGGAAGATGTGACTTTCCTCAAAGACCAATGCCTTGAGCTTTTGTCTGCTAAACAGGTTCTTCCTTCGTTGTCTCTTTATATCTTTGAAACTGCTAAACCGAGGTTTTGATTCTAGAAGGCTTCTCTGcagtatttgattttttttattatcattatttattttgttatgtacAGGATTTGATTGACAAGGCGCAGACAACACTTGTTGGTAACTACAACCTTATTCAGAAAATAAATGCGGCCTTGGGAGAATCAGCAAATGGCGATGCGTTGGCTGATTTTAACCAGGTTGGTGGTGTTCGTTTTCTTCTTGATATGCCAATTCGATACCAAAATGCACATCTTTTTTTCCACCATAAATCctttttgcttttcattttcaacAGATAATTGAGGAGTGGACAATGCAAGTTAGATCAAGAACAGGTAACCAGAACAAAGCCATTAGATGTCGTGGCAACATTGAGTTACGTTTTGCAGTTGTTTTAAGCATTATTTTCCTAAATGATGCTTCTTGTTTCTGATAGTGGGAGAAACAGAGGAGCCAGATAAAGAAGACATTAATAAGTTGCTTTTCTCAGCTATTGTTCATAACAATTGAGGATGTTCATGGTTATGTTCAGAGTTGCACGGCTTCTGCAGATTATGTAAACTGTGCTTTGGATTGTGTGCCTAATATCACTATATCATTTTACAATTTAACATTACATGAACTATCCCGTTGTGCTTTAAAATTTGGTATTCATTTTGGTCGTTTCGTTTAGGTAGAGATACACTGGCCTAAATGTCTGGCAAAGCTTGCAAAACATTCATTGCTATTGGTATTTTACCTTTATACATGGTTTCATCTTTGGATGTTCCCACAAAATAAGGCAATAATCTCGTAGAAGCACACATTGTAAGACGCAAGCCCAAAAGCGTCATTTGGGTATCCTCCTTACCTTAATACATGCTTACCAATATTCATCTTCTTCAGCAATTGTTtgcttctctctctatcttaaACAACGCCATCAAGACTGAGGATATTGttgattttatcaatttttCTCTTCATCAGTATTAATGTACCGATTCAACAGAATGAACATGTCAGCCTGCAATCTGAACTTTGCATTGAAGGATTCTGCCATGTCAGAGTAAGCTTGCTCTGTGAATAATATCTCACCAACCCTGTTTCCTCTTATAACCTGATCAAGCATAAGATCAGCAAGACATCAGTCCATGATCAGTGTCCATTCTATACAAGGAGGACCAATATTGCTACAGAGGTAATCATTCATCTTTCTCTTCCCCGGCATGAACCATCAGGAAAATTTGACACATTTAAAAATGCTTCAAAAGTTGAAAGTGTATATTACGTAACATGTTTAAGAAAAGTGCATCCATGTGTTAACAATTCTTTAATCTTTGAGTTGTTCTAACATTTTGTCAATAGTTCAACTTTTTATTGATGACTTGAAATATTACAGAAGTTCAAATACTTAGATTTATTCGTCCTTTGTTACAAAACGAAAATCCTGGAGACTTTAGggattaagaaaaacaaatttccATTTCCTGATCATTGTAAATTTGCAATAGACCCATTGAATTGGGTAGCTTCCTTATTGCATGGCGATCGTAGAAGGTTTTTATTCTGTCAAATATCTCATCTAGCACTGACGCGTCGGTTCCAATCGATATTCTCACCCAATTATCAGCCCCTAGAGCCACTCctacaaaacaattttttaaaaaaaattataaataaacaacACGAAATTTATCATCATATATTTGGAGGCTAGGGATTTACATAAAACTTAATTAAATCGATAAGCACCTGGAATCAAGAGGACGCTCTCCTCACTAACTAGCTTCATGCAAAACTCAAAGTCATTTTTGATATTAACCAACATTGACGTATCTAGTTTTACCTGTGGAATAAATCGTTCAAATCAGTCAGTTTTATTTTGATCCTGAACATAAAAGTAAAAtctaagaaatgaaaaatacCCATAAGTAAGAAAAATACCCATAAGTAAAATCCTGAGCATAAAAGTAAAATCTTACCCATAAGTAAGAACAAGATTCAGGTTTCTTGGGACAAAAGAGACAAGGGATGTCCTTGAGCCTCTCACACGAAAACTCTACCGAGTGTCTCATTGCTTTAATCTTCTTGTCGAAGAACTCTTTAGGTGTTTTCTCTAATATATCAGGAAGTGCCTCCTATCAAATTTCACAAAGACAAACTCAATTATTTAGAAagattaacataaatatatagtaagaATCTCTAAATGCTATACTTTTACATTATACAATTACCCCATATCTATTAGTTTGAAAATTGAACTAATAGAAACATTTAGTTTAACAATTACCAAACCCGATGTCATCAGCAAAATAACTTcttaaataatagtaaattttttaaataatagtatagataaaaatatattttcttagtcATGGTCttacagaaaataatatataaaaccaTAGTACATATATGAATAGTATAGTGGCTTTATATTACGTAAAAGTGAACAACTGGTATTAGTAAATGTTTTCGTTTGTAAGAACATGTTTACAATACTAATATTAGAAACATGAGGGAACACAACGAGAGGGTCCACAATTTAATAGTTCTTTCCATTTGTTAGTTAATGTTttcaatatttaaaactatacattatataacattgtaatatatattagtGATACCAATGGCAATTTTGTAATATGTCtagtaaaaatgattttaaatatgggTTGAGAAAGGAAACCTGTAGGGCTGGTAGGTCAGCATGCCATAAAGTGTAAATAAGATATCAAAGTCATTTTTCTCGTTGATTCACTTTTAATACATAAGGGATTTATTTATATAGGATAGCCAACGTGAGAGCACAAACCTGGAGAATAAGTGAAGGTTGTGGAGTTAATTCTAAACAATCCTCTATTGCTTGAATAACCTGTTGTGAACAAATTGCCAAAAACTTTAATTTGACTCTcgtattaattatttaatgtgcatgactaatataattaaataggatttagatttaaaaaaacttCTTCCTAATTAGGGATATTAGAAGACTATTCAAGCAGATACTTTTGTCTGATCAactctaatatattaaaaagtattgaggtaaaaaagtttttaactAACCCCTGTTGATTTCAAAATGCTATTAGGATCATTCATGGCGATCCAACCAATTCTCCAACCCGGGACGACCCATCCCTTGGATATGGATCCGAGCGTGATCACTGGAGCTATCGATGCAAAGATCCCCATGGGAATAAAAGGCCTATCTCCATATACAACATGTTTGTATACTTCATCAGATATCACCACTATACCAAGTTTCCTAGCCATCTCGGCAACCTGAAGGTTGGTCCATGCAAATATGGTTATTAGATTATAACGTCTTTACAAAGTCTATGCTTATTAATAATGTGAAAATTACATACCTTATTGAGATGATCGTAGCTGTAGACATTTCCACAAGGATTGTTCGGATTGATAAGTACCATTGCAACGGTATTCTCATCAGCAGCAGCCTCGAGGCCATCTAGGTCTATCTCCCAATCTTTTTGGGGAAGGAGATCGTATTTGCGAATCTCAAGGCAACTATAGAGAGCACGAGCATCGTAGTGAGGGTAACCCGGCCTTGGAAGCAGAATGTTGGCGAGTGAATTTCCGGCTAGTGAATCTATTACAATCTCTATTGCCTGGTTGCAACCACCTGTGATATACACATCCTCCTCCTTCAGCTTCGCTGGAAGCTCTCCGTTAAGATAATCCGCTACCGCCCTGAGAGAACCAAGTTAGTTAAAGTTAATTAACCAACTGTTGATAAAGTTATTTTGAAAGATTTTGTTgtgacaataaataaatttttaaattgaacTCAAACCTTCTAGCTTTTAAAATTCCAGGGCTCGGTGCATAAGAGTTAGCCATGCCCGAGCGTGCCG
The window above is part of the Brassica napus cultivar Da-Ae chromosome C8, Da-Ae, whole genome shotgun sequence genome. Proteins encoded here:
- the LOC106394782 gene encoding uncharacterized protein LOC106394782 codes for the protein MSHHHHHQAVDNLINVFARASRDLDAVHFKLDKEFQQTYPENANPMKLIQRIKKLQEDVTFLKDQCLELLSAKQDLIDKAQTTLVGNYNLIQKINAALGESANGDALADFNQIIEEWTMQVRSRTVGETEEPDKEDINKLLFSAIVHNN
- the LOC106390999 gene encoding probable aminotransferase TAT3, whose product is MANNGNANGNVWQFKGNTATSDAAAVALRKLVFKMFRNYNLNSGKPILAPSPGDPSASPSFRTCPVAEEAVAAAARSGMANSYAPSPGILKARRAVADYLNGELPAKLKEEDVYITGGCNQAIEIVIDSLAGNSLANILLPRPGYPHYDARALYSCLEIRKYDLLPQKDWEIDLDGLEAAADENTVAMVLINPNNPCGNVYSYDHLNKVAEMARKLGIVVISDEVYKHVVYGDRPFIPMGIFASIAPVITLGSISKGWVVPGWRIGWIAMNDPNSILKSTGVIQAIEDCLELTPQPSLILQEALPDILEKTPKEFFDKKIKAMRHSVEFSCERLKDIPCLFCPKKPESCSYLWVKLDTSMLVNIKNDFEFCMKLVSEESVLLIPGVALGADNWVRISIGTDASVLDEIFDRIKTFYDRHAIRKLPNSMGLLQIYNDQEMEICFS